The following are encoded together in the Tripterygium wilfordii isolate XIE 37 chromosome 18, ASM1340144v1, whole genome shotgun sequence genome:
- the LOC119983784 gene encoding uncharacterized protein LOC119983784 isoform X1 produces MDLGCLDLGCISVLDKKCSEPVLDSENKESNANDSGSSASKAGKNKSFKEAGQSTLNALNKFTSQIKKPPHRRSSPLNWFPRKKVDSYLKRKIRMLQDVDGMNLTLDETLGDSNPHYSRVLREKIAARDAAHKAMEARKAALVEASWCRILRTARIQSKEAEAEALLLKAEKTAAEAFEAATALGVIMYDIPNCPRNPCQIETSSIHGGRSTTHTVAASFETAFDVDKKVSTAVKAAFIRLAHCPSFQKDEFKDLLWKISQNPDANYHSNQEISEFSSECETESGSECETISQNDDLSSHDVDFKVPALNERRRKYKKRRQSLEKLTMTKLVDMMLLRIKCLQEDELSSLATIVATCGLNTVLAEEENCKHHDANHSSAPALNFPRRMSSSGAGLTKNLNLERSVDGQQVRRKQVEPELPSLDKFLVKHTTKLEREVQEAKNSRKNQFREGTTDNKGQTDDGKASLVNNRTASEAIPDLASILMKHSSKFEREIKEAKKNSEKDFEMNHYKKPARETTSFEALSDSGCVLIKRPSKLEKEVEERRNDGQSVEQKWGRAQNRLVNRRKEDIPEIPSLDKFLVKHVSKLEKEVQEARNHGKIDSEREVSANELLEVDSSTLVSATQKNVNSFSDIELAGKENIDLNKEEGRNDISKTENEECTMNLQLPGEKVDQNQEAMLSTQAGKNDAGDGLENILVKPVHRLKALSMESDHGNHRHRKKNVRGNTATDCEGLDKILVKHVSRLQKEKMRFNSMEEEIKVKRNGNVVHSQMNEEGSLDQILVKHKPKLEREKMAAAQQPRDQIRQSVSRREARERELQEAWGGLSLGNSIRPHLSKLEKDKAAWIKAEEEERRLMKEVV; encoded by the exons ATGGATCTTGGGTGCTTGGACTTGGGTTGCATCTCTGTGTTGGATAAGAAATGTTCTGAGCCTGTTCTAGATTCTGAGAACAAAGAAAGCAATGCGAATGACTCGGGAAGCTCAGCTTCAAAGGCCGGAAAG AACAAATCCTTCAAAGAGGCAGGTCAATCAACACTGAATGCTCTTAACAAATTTACATCACAAATTAAAAAGCCTCCCCATCGAAGGAGTTCTCCCTTGAACTGGTTCCCTCGCAAAAAGGTTGATTCGTACTTAAAGAGGAAAATTAGAATGCTGCAG GACGTAGATGGGATGAACTTGACTCTTGATGAGACCCTTGGTGATTCAAATCCACACTACTCAAGAGTACTCAGAGAAAAAATTGCTGCGAGAGATGCTGCACACAAGGCAATGGAGGCTCGAAAAGCTGCGTTGGTTGAAGCATCCTGGTGTCGAATTCTTCGGACAGCCAG GATTCAAAGcaaagaagcagaagcagaagcccTGCTGCTTAAAGCTGAGAAAACTGCTGCTGAAGCTTTTGAAGCAGCTACTGCTCTTGGAGTAATCATGTATGACATACCAAACTGCCCTAGGAATCCATGTCAAATAGAAACATCCTCTATCCATGGTGGGAGATCAACCACTCATACTGTTGCAGCATCTTTTGAAACTGCTTTTGATGTGGATAAAAAAGTATCCACTGCAGTCAAAGCAGCATTCATTAGGCTTGCACATTGCCCTTCTTTTCAGAAAGATGAATTTAAGGATCTGCTTTGGAAAATCAGTCAGAATCCAGATGCAAATTATCATAGTAATCAGGAAATTTCGGAATTTTCTTCAGAATGTGAGACAGAGTCTGGGTCAGAGTGCGAAACTATATCTCAAAATGATGATCTTAGCTCTCATGATGTGGATTTTAAGGTGCCAGCCCTAAATGAGAGACGGCGAAAGTACAAGAAGAGAAGACAGTCTTTGGAAAAATTAACTATGACGAAGCTTGTGGATATGATGCTTTTGAGGATTAAGTGTTTGCAAGAAGATGAACTTTCTTCTCTTGCCACTATAGTAGCCACTTGTGGTTTAAATACTGTCTTAGCTGAAGAAGAAAACTGCAAGCACCATGATGCCAATCACTCCTCTGCTCCAGCTCTTAACTTTCCTCGACGAATGTCTTCCTCTGGAGCAGGATTAACCAAAAACCTAAACCTTGAGCGTAGTGTGGATGGGCAGCAGGTAAGAAGGAAGCAAGTTGAGCCGGAACTCCCAAGCTTAGACAAGTTCTTGGTTAAGCACacaacaaaacttgaaagagaGGTGCAAGAGGCAAAGAACAGCAGAAAGAATCAATTTAGGGAAGGAACTACTGATAACAAAGGTCAAACTGATGATGGAAAGGCCAGTTTGGTTAATAATAGAACTGCATCAGAGGCTATTCCAGACTTGGCAAGTATTCTCATGAAGCATTCATCtaagtttgagagagagattaaagaagcaaagaagaattcaGAGAAAGATTTTGAGATGAATCATTACAAGAAGCCTGCCAGAGAAACAACTTCATTTGAGGCATTATCTGACTCGGGATGTGTATTGATAAAGCGTCcttcaaaacttgaaaaggaagTTGAAGAGAGAAGGAATGATGGTCAGTCTGTTGAACAAAAATGGGGTAGAGCACAAAATAGGTTAGTCAATCGTAGAAAAGAAGATATTCCTGAAATTCCTAGCCTGGATAAGTTTCTGGTTAAACATgtttcaaaacttgaaaaagaggTACAAGAAGCAAGGAACCACGGGAAAATTGATTCGGAAAGAGAAGTCAGTGCTAATGAGTTGCTTGAAGTTGATTCGTCTACTTTAGTCTCAGCAACTCAGAAGAATGTGAACTCCTTTTCTGATATAGAATTAGCAGGGAAAGAGAATATTGACTTAAATAAGGAAGAGGGAAGAAATGACATTTCTAAAACGGAGAATGAAGAATGCACAATGAACTTGCAGCTGCCAGGGGAAAAAGTTGATCAGAATCAAGAGGCAATGCTTTCAACTCAGGCTGGAAAGAATGATGCAGGAGATGGCCTAGAGAATATCTTGGTCAAACCAGTGCACAGATTGAAAGCCTTGTCAATGGAAAGTGATCATGGAAATCACAGGCACCGAAAGAAAAATGTAAGAGGAAATACAGCCACTGACTGTGAGGGGTTGGACAAAATTTTAGTGAAACATGTTTCTAGGTTGCAgaaagagaaaatgaggttcAACTCGATGGAAGAAGAGATTAAGGTGAAGCGGAATGGCAATGTCGTACATTCACAGATGAATGAAGAAGGTAGTCTGGACCAAATATTGGTTAAACATAAACCAAAACTTGAACGAGAGAAGATGGCTGCTGCTCAGCAACCAAGAGATCAGATTAGACAATCCGTATCTCGTAGAGAAGCAAGGGAGAGAGAGTTGCAAGAGGCATGGGGAGGCTTGAGCTTGGGGAACTCAATCCGGCCACATctttcaaaacttgaaaaggataAG GCTGCCTGGATTAAAGCtgaagaagaggaaagaagGCTCATGAAGGAGGTGGTGTAA
- the LOC119983784 gene encoding uncharacterized protein LOC119983784 isoform X2: protein MLQDVDGMNLTLDETLGDSNPHYSRVLREKIAARDAAHKAMEARKAALVEASWCRILRTARIQSKEAEAEALLLKAEKTAAEAFEAATALGVIMYDIPNCPRNPCQIETSSIHGGRSTTHTVAASFETAFDVDKKVSTAVKAAFIRLAHCPSFQKDEFKDLLWKISQNPDANYHSNQEISEFSSECETESGSECETISQNDDLSSHDVDFKVPALNERRRKYKKRRQSLEKLTMTKLVDMMLLRIKCLQEDELSSLATIVATCGLNTVLAEEENCKHHDANHSSAPALNFPRRMSSSGAGLTKNLNLERSVDGQQVRRKQVEPELPSLDKFLVKHTTKLEREVQEAKNSRKNQFREGTTDNKGQTDDGKASLVNNRTASEAIPDLASILMKHSSKFEREIKEAKKNSEKDFEMNHYKKPARETTSFEALSDSGCVLIKRPSKLEKEVEERRNDGQSVEQKWGRAQNRLVNRRKEDIPEIPSLDKFLVKHVSKLEKEVQEARNHGKIDSEREVSANELLEVDSSTLVSATQKNVNSFSDIELAGKENIDLNKEEGRNDISKTENEECTMNLQLPGEKVDQNQEAMLSTQAGKNDAGDGLENILVKPVHRLKALSMESDHGNHRHRKKNVRGNTATDCEGLDKILVKHVSRLQKEKMRFNSMEEEIKVKRNGNVVHSQMNEEGSLDQILVKHKPKLEREKMAAAQQPRDQIRQSVSRREARERELQEAWGGLSLGNSIRPHLSKLEKDKAAWIKAEEEERRLMKEVV, encoded by the exons ATGCTGCAG GACGTAGATGGGATGAACTTGACTCTTGATGAGACCCTTGGTGATTCAAATCCACACTACTCAAGAGTACTCAGAGAAAAAATTGCTGCGAGAGATGCTGCACACAAGGCAATGGAGGCTCGAAAAGCTGCGTTGGTTGAAGCATCCTGGTGTCGAATTCTTCGGACAGCCAG GATTCAAAGcaaagaagcagaagcagaagcccTGCTGCTTAAAGCTGAGAAAACTGCTGCTGAAGCTTTTGAAGCAGCTACTGCTCTTGGAGTAATCATGTATGACATACCAAACTGCCCTAGGAATCCATGTCAAATAGAAACATCCTCTATCCATGGTGGGAGATCAACCACTCATACTGTTGCAGCATCTTTTGAAACTGCTTTTGATGTGGATAAAAAAGTATCCACTGCAGTCAAAGCAGCATTCATTAGGCTTGCACATTGCCCTTCTTTTCAGAAAGATGAATTTAAGGATCTGCTTTGGAAAATCAGTCAGAATCCAGATGCAAATTATCATAGTAATCAGGAAATTTCGGAATTTTCTTCAGAATGTGAGACAGAGTCTGGGTCAGAGTGCGAAACTATATCTCAAAATGATGATCTTAGCTCTCATGATGTGGATTTTAAGGTGCCAGCCCTAAATGAGAGACGGCGAAAGTACAAGAAGAGAAGACAGTCTTTGGAAAAATTAACTATGACGAAGCTTGTGGATATGATGCTTTTGAGGATTAAGTGTTTGCAAGAAGATGAACTTTCTTCTCTTGCCACTATAGTAGCCACTTGTGGTTTAAATACTGTCTTAGCTGAAGAAGAAAACTGCAAGCACCATGATGCCAATCACTCCTCTGCTCCAGCTCTTAACTTTCCTCGACGAATGTCTTCCTCTGGAGCAGGATTAACCAAAAACCTAAACCTTGAGCGTAGTGTGGATGGGCAGCAGGTAAGAAGGAAGCAAGTTGAGCCGGAACTCCCAAGCTTAGACAAGTTCTTGGTTAAGCACacaacaaaacttgaaagagaGGTGCAAGAGGCAAAGAACAGCAGAAAGAATCAATTTAGGGAAGGAACTACTGATAACAAAGGTCAAACTGATGATGGAAAGGCCAGTTTGGTTAATAATAGAACTGCATCAGAGGCTATTCCAGACTTGGCAAGTATTCTCATGAAGCATTCATCtaagtttgagagagagattaaagaagcaaagaagaattcaGAGAAAGATTTTGAGATGAATCATTACAAGAAGCCTGCCAGAGAAACAACTTCATTTGAGGCATTATCTGACTCGGGATGTGTATTGATAAAGCGTCcttcaaaacttgaaaaggaagTTGAAGAGAGAAGGAATGATGGTCAGTCTGTTGAACAAAAATGGGGTAGAGCACAAAATAGGTTAGTCAATCGTAGAAAAGAAGATATTCCTGAAATTCCTAGCCTGGATAAGTTTCTGGTTAAACATgtttcaaaacttgaaaaagaggTACAAGAAGCAAGGAACCACGGGAAAATTGATTCGGAAAGAGAAGTCAGTGCTAATGAGTTGCTTGAAGTTGATTCGTCTACTTTAGTCTCAGCAACTCAGAAGAATGTGAACTCCTTTTCTGATATAGAATTAGCAGGGAAAGAGAATATTGACTTAAATAAGGAAGAGGGAAGAAATGACATTTCTAAAACGGAGAATGAAGAATGCACAATGAACTTGCAGCTGCCAGGGGAAAAAGTTGATCAGAATCAAGAGGCAATGCTTTCAACTCAGGCTGGAAAGAATGATGCAGGAGATGGCCTAGAGAATATCTTGGTCAAACCAGTGCACAGATTGAAAGCCTTGTCAATGGAAAGTGATCATGGAAATCACAGGCACCGAAAGAAAAATGTAAGAGGAAATACAGCCACTGACTGTGAGGGGTTGGACAAAATTTTAGTGAAACATGTTTCTAGGTTGCAgaaagagaaaatgaggttcAACTCGATGGAAGAAGAGATTAAGGTGAAGCGGAATGGCAATGTCGTACATTCACAGATGAATGAAGAAGGTAGTCTGGACCAAATATTGGTTAAACATAAACCAAAACTTGAACGAGAGAAGATGGCTGCTGCTCAGCAACCAAGAGATCAGATTAGACAATCCGTATCTCGTAGAGAAGCAAGGGAGAGAGAGTTGCAAGAGGCATGGGGAGGCTTGAGCTTGGGGAACTCAATCCGGCCACATctttcaaaacttgaaaaggataAG GCTGCCTGGATTAAAGCtgaagaagaggaaagaagGCTCATGAAGGAGGTGGTGTAA